One genomic segment of Camelus ferus isolate YT-003-E chromosome 19, BCGSAC_Cfer_1.0, whole genome shotgun sequence includes these proteins:
- the SHLD1 gene encoding shieldin complex subunit 1 isoform X4, giving the protein MAAQEATPDGQSEESSALDLPSVYDIRDYVLQRPSQEANSEALGSAEALSMPCSSDVDPGKKQS; this is encoded by the coding sequence ATGGCAGCCCAGGAAGCCACTCCAGACGGCCAGTCGGAGGAGAGCAGTGCTTTGGACCTGCCGTCAGTTTATGACATAAGGGATTATGTGTTGCAGAGACCCAGCCAGGAGGCCAACAGTGAGGCTCTTGGTTCTGCAGAAGCCCTTTCTATGCCGTGCTCTTCTGATGTGGATCCAGGTAAGAAGCAGAGTTGA
- the SHLD1 gene encoding shieldin complex subunit 1 isoform X5 produces the protein MAAQEATPDGQSEESSALDLPSVYDIRDYVLQRPSQEANSEALGSAEALSMPCSSDVDPVLFPQ, from the coding sequence ATGGCAGCCCAGGAAGCCACTCCAGACGGCCAGTCGGAGGAGAGCAGTGCTTTGGACCTGCCGTCAGTTTATGACATAAGGGATTATGTGTTGCAGAGACCCAGCCAGGAGGCCAACAGTGAGGCTCTTGGTTCTGCAGAAGCCCTTTCTATGCCGTGCTCTTCTGATGTGGATCCAG